The Thioalkalivibrio sulfidiphilus HL-EbGr7 genome includes a window with the following:
- a CDS encoding Protein-tyrosine-phosphatase-like protein, whose amino-acid sequence MGLLQKVQLRFATYRALRSARCQTLERAAQLGFRRILVMCYGNIYRSPLVAAYLRRSLSGQDGIEIRSAGFHPKPGRRSPDDYVGHVRCLTGLDLSQHKSRVIEQSDLEWADSIVIMDRHNWHAITGLGRVYEAKVVWLGAFLPGGPLEVDDPYGQDVQRVLELVGMAVRAAESMSAKILDAVSESSQKIH is encoded by the coding sequence ATGGGGCTTCTTCAGAAAGTGCAGCTGAGATTCGCTACATACCGTGCCCTGCGATCAGCAAGGTGTCAGACACTTGAACGCGCTGCTCAACTGGGATTCAGACGTATCCTGGTGATGTGTTACGGCAATATCTATCGTAGTCCACTTGTGGCTGCGTACCTGAGACGATCATTGTCAGGTCAGGATGGAATCGAAATCCGCTCCGCAGGTTTTCATCCGAAGCCCGGTCGCCGGTCTCCAGATGATTATGTGGGCCACGTCAGGTGTCTCACAGGCCTTGACCTAAGCCAGCATAAATCCAGAGTGATTGAACAGAGTGACCTTGAGTGGGCAGATTCGATTGTCATTATGGATCGTCATAACTGGCATGCCATAACTGGTCTGGGTCGAGTGTACGAGGCGAAGGTGGTATGGCTGGGGGCATTCTTGCCTGGTGGTCCGCTGGAGGTTGATGATCCATACGGACAAGACGTGCAGCGGGTCCTTGAATTGGTGGGTATGGCTGTGCGGGCGGCAGAGTCCATGTCGGCGAAAATTCTGGATGCTGTGAGCGAGTCATCGCAGAAAATCCACTAA
- the nadE gene encoding NAD(+) synthase yields MSQKLSPDVLKIDAEAEVERISAALREILRKDLNRRGLIIAISGGVDSAVCAALCVKALGPGKVFGLLLPERDSSSNSVRLGRMVAEQLGIEYTVEDIAPTLEAIGCYRWRDDAIRSVFPDYDGTWKNKLVIQGGQQGQINRFALVVQKPNGELAEERLDLKSYLQIVAATNFKQRIRKTLEYFHADRLNYAVVGTPNRLEYDQGFFVKNGDGSADVKPIAHLYKTQVYQLARHLGLPEEICTAKPTTDTYSLPQGQDEFYFALPYDKMDLALWSLNHQVPAEELAAVLGCETRQAEWIYRDIEAKRRTTRYLHARPAMVGSPTAASGVGTGMD; encoded by the coding sequence ATGTCTCAGAAACTAAGCCCGGATGTCCTCAAGATCGACGCCGAAGCGGAGGTCGAGCGCATCAGCGCGGCCCTGCGGGAGATCCTGCGCAAGGACCTTAACCGTCGCGGGCTGATCATCGCCATTTCCGGTGGCGTGGACAGTGCCGTCTGCGCGGCACTGTGCGTCAAGGCGCTGGGGCCGGGCAAGGTCTTCGGACTGCTGCTGCCGGAGCGGGACTCCTCTTCCAACAGCGTGCGCCTGGGACGCATGGTGGCCGAGCAACTGGGTATCGAGTACACCGTGGAAGATATTGCTCCGACGCTTGAGGCCATCGGCTGCTACCGCTGGCGGGACGATGCCATCCGCAGCGTGTTCCCGGACTACGATGGGACCTGGAAGAACAAGCTGGTCATCCAGGGCGGTCAGCAGGGGCAGATCAACCGCTTCGCCCTTGTTGTGCAGAAGCCTAATGGAGAACTGGCCGAGGAACGCCTGGATCTCAAGAGCTACCTGCAGATCGTCGCTGCCACCAACTTCAAACAGCGCATCCGCAAGACCCTGGAGTACTTCCACGCCGACCGGCTCAATTACGCCGTGGTGGGTACCCCCAACCGCCTGGAATATGACCAGGGCTTTTTCGTCAAGAACGGCGACGGCTCGGCGGATGTCAAACCCATCGCCCATCTCTACAAGACCCAGGTCTACCAGCTCGCCCGTCACCTGGGCCTGCCCGAGGAGATCTGCACCGCCAAGCCCACCACCGACACCTACAGCCTGCCCCAGGGCCAGGACGAGTTCTACTTCGCACTCCCCTACGACAAGATGGACCTGGCGCTCTGGTCCCTGAACCACCAGGTTCCCGCCGAAGAATTGGCTGCTGTGCTCGGCTGCGAAACCAGGCAGGCGGAATGGATCTACCGTGACATTGAGGCCAAGCGGCGCACTACCCGTTATTTGCATGCCAGGCCGGCAATGGTGGGATCGCCTACGGCGGCGTCTGGAGTCGGCACGGGTATGGATTGA
- the prmC gene encoding peptide chain release factor N(5)-glutamine methyltransferase → MNHPLYLQLLARLEQDLQVLPDKPDETPRNTLDCLWALAAGQPLALSQVRDAVIADLDQAAEGLLNTLVDKRLAGTPLSHLTGRQDFMGLVLKSSEAALVPRRETEILGRAAIGKLADVEGESPRVVDLCTGCGNLALAMAVSAPRARVWGSDLSEEAVALARENAAFIGRPDVSFMAGDLAAPFDNDDFLGRMDLLTCNPPYISSAKVEQLPEEISGHEPHMAFDGGPFGIKIIQRLINDAPRLLKPGGWLLFEVGLGQGEPMKHRLERNDAFDQVETFADYQGDVRALAARRGH, encoded by the coding sequence ATGAACCATCCCCTCTATCTGCAGCTGCTGGCGCGACTGGAACAGGATCTCCAGGTCCTGCCCGACAAGCCGGACGAGACACCGCGCAATACCCTGGACTGTCTCTGGGCCCTGGCTGCCGGCCAACCGCTGGCGCTGAGCCAGGTGCGGGATGCGGTAATCGCTGATCTTGATCAGGCTGCCGAGGGGCTGTTGAACACCCTGGTAGACAAGCGCCTTGCAGGCACGCCGCTTTCGCATCTGACCGGTCGGCAGGACTTCATGGGTCTGGTGCTCAAGTCCTCCGAGGCGGCCCTGGTGCCCCGACGCGAGACCGAGATCCTGGGTCGTGCCGCCATCGGCAAACTGGCGGACGTGGAAGGGGAAAGCCCCAGGGTGGTGGATCTGTGCACCGGCTGCGGCAATCTGGCCCTGGCCATGGCCGTGAGCGCCCCCCGGGCCCGCGTCTGGGGCAGCGACCTTTCCGAAGAGGCCGTCGCCCTGGCCCGGGAGAACGCGGCGTTCATCGGACGTCCCGACGTGAGCTTCATGGCCGGCGATCTGGCGGCCCCCTTCGACAATGACGACTTCCTGGGCCGCATGGATCTGCTCACCTGTAACCCGCCCTATATCTCCAGTGCCAAGGTGGAGCAGCTGCCCGAGGAGATCTCCGGCCATGAACCCCACATGGCCTTCGATGGTGGTCCCTTCGGCATCAAGATCATCCAGCGCCTGATCAATGACGCCCCGCGCCTGCTCAAACCGGGCGGCTGGCTGCTGTTCGAAGTCGGCCTGGGCCAGGGCGAGCCCATGAAACATCGCCTGGAGCGCAATGACGCCTTCGACCAGGTGGAAACCTTCGCTGATTACCAAGGCGACGTCCGCGCCCTCGCGGCCCGGCGCGGTCATTGA
- a CDS encoding class I adenylate-forming enzyme family protein gives MPIKPQRLLHEILPLHARNLPDKVAVVVGGESYTYAQLEDQSARLAAALQQRGLGRGDRVAIYMDNTWPCVVSIYAVLRAGATFLVVNPQTKHDKLAYVLNDCTVRHLITDAHLAFVFREVLPDVPSLTHLIVSGGDKVAEQCEGLSPAAEVFETVVEGAPAEVFDPGTIALDLASLIYTSGSTGNPKGVMHTHQSMLFAAQSLIEYLRMDEQEVIINVLPMAFDYGLYQLLMSVQMGATLVLERSFTYPAEVFNRMDQHGVTAFPGVPTIYSMILAAHGRKPLCFPSIKRITNTAAALPADYVPRLKEVFPNALIFKMYGLTECKRVSYLEPELAEVKPRSVGKAIPGTEVYLLSPEGEPVPPGQPGILHVRGPHLMRGYWNLPEKSAEMLKDGPYPGEKVLRTGDWFHMDEDGCLYFEGRSDDIIKTRGEKVSPVEVENALYAIPGVEEAAVIGVTDDLLGQAVRAYVVLTAGCELDERRLRKELTSRLENFMVPRDILLVDSLPKSANGKINKKDLVGI, from the coding sequence ATGCCGATCAAGCCCCAACGACTGCTCCACGAGATCCTGCCGCTCCATGCCCGGAACCTCCCGGACAAGGTGGCGGTTGTCGTCGGTGGGGAGTCCTATACCTACGCGCAACTGGAAGACCAGAGCGCCCGCCTCGCCGCGGCCCTGCAGCAACGCGGGCTCGGGCGTGGCGACCGGGTCGCCATCTACATGGACAACACCTGGCCCTGCGTGGTCAGCATCTATGCCGTGCTCCGGGCGGGCGCCACCTTCCTGGTGGTCAACCCCCAGACCAAGCACGACAAGCTTGCCTACGTGCTCAACGACTGCACGGTGCGTCACCTGATCACCGATGCTCACCTGGCCTTCGTGTTCCGGGAAGTGCTGCCGGATGTGCCCAGCCTCACCCATCTGATCGTCTCCGGCGGCGATAAGGTGGCGGAGCAGTGTGAGGGTCTATCCCCTGCAGCAGAGGTGTTCGAGACCGTGGTCGAAGGCGCCCCGGCCGAGGTCTTCGATCCGGGCACCATCGCCCTGGACCTGGCCTCGCTCATCTACACCTCCGGCAGCACGGGCAATCCCAAGGGGGTGATGCACACCCACCAGTCCATGCTGTTCGCCGCCCAGAGCCTGATCGAATACCTGCGCATGGACGAGCAGGAAGTGATCATCAACGTCCTGCCCATGGCCTTTGATTACGGTCTCTACCAGCTGCTCATGAGTGTGCAGATGGGCGCCACGCTGGTGCTGGAGCGCTCCTTCACCTACCCGGCGGAGGTGTTCAATCGCATGGATCAGCATGGCGTGACCGCCTTCCCCGGCGTGCCCACCATCTACTCCATGATCCTCGCGGCCCACGGCCGCAAGCCCTTGTGTTTCCCCTCCATCAAACGCATCACCAACACCGCCGCCGCGCTGCCGGCGGATTACGTACCGCGCTTGAAGGAGGTCTTCCCCAACGCCCTGATCTTCAAGATGTACGGACTGACCGAGTGCAAGCGGGTGAGTTACCTGGAACCGGAACTGGCCGAGGTCAAGCCGCGCTCCGTCGGCAAGGCGATCCCGGGCACCGAGGTCTATCTGCTGAGTCCCGAGGGCGAGCCCGTGCCGCCTGGCCAGCCAGGCATTCTCCACGTGCGTGGCCCGCACCTGATGCGCGGTTACTGGAACCTGCCGGAGAAAAGCGCCGAGATGCTCAAGGATGGCCCCTATCCCGGCGAGAAGGTGCTGCGCACCGGCGACTGGTTCCACATGGACGAGGACGGCTGCCTGTACTTCGAGGGCCGCAGCGACGACATCATCAAGACTCGGGGCGAGAAGGTCAGCCCGGTGGAAGTGGAGAACGCACTCTATGCCATCCCGGGGGTGGAGGAGGCGGCCGTCATTGGCGTGACCGACGACCTGCTGGGGCAGGCGGTGCGTGCCTACGTCGTGCTCACCGCGGGTTGTGAGTTGGACGAGCGGCGGCTCAGAAAGGAACTCACTTCAAGGCTTGAGAACTTCATGGTGCCCAGGGACATCCTGCTGGTGGACAGCCTGCCCAAGTCCGCCAACGGCAAGATCAACAAGAAGGACCTGGTTGGCATATGA
- a CDS encoding acyl carrier protein → MELEKKIKGYILENYLFTDDESQLASGDSLLERGIIDSTGILEVIMFLEDEFGVTVDDDEMVPENLDSVANLVAFVQRKKATA, encoded by the coding sequence ATGGAACTGGAAAAAAAGATAAAGGGCTACATCCTCGAGAATTACCTCTTCACCGACGACGAGTCCCAGCTCGCCAGCGGGGACTCCCTGCTGGAGCGGGGCATCATCGACTCCACCGGCATCCTGGAAGTCATCATGTTCCTGGAAGACGAATTCGGCGTCACCGTCGACGACGATGAAATGGTCCCCGAGAACCTGGACTCCGTGGCCAACCTGGTGGCCTTCGTGCAGCGCAAGAAGGCCACGGCCTGA
- a CDS encoding GxxExxY protein yields MTENQIGDYVVEVAIQVHRDLGPGLMESVYETVLEYELCGLGLRVERQVPIAIEYRGLRFEEGFRADIVVEDKVILELKCVERLNDAHKKQLLTYLRLTERRLGYLLNFGEALMKRGIVRVVNGLAEPGA; encoded by the coding sequence ATGACCGAGAATCAGATCGGCGACTATGTGGTCGAGGTGGCAATTCAGGTTCATCGTGATCTTGGACCGGGCTTGATGGAGTCGGTCTATGAGACCGTCTTGGAATATGAATTGTGTGGCTTGGGCCTGCGTGTGGAGCGCCAGGTTCCCATCGCGATCGAGTATCGCGGATTGAGGTTTGAGGAAGGTTTCCGTGCGGACATTGTTGTCGAGGACAAGGTGATACTTGAGCTGAAATGCGTGGAGCGTCTTAATGACGCACACAAAAAACAGCTTCTGACTTACCTTAGACTGACTGAAAGAAGATTGGGCTATTTGTTGAATTTCGGTGAAGCCCTCATGAAGAGGGGCATCGTGCGAGTTGTTAATGGTCTTGCAGAACCCGGGGCTTGA
- the asnB gene encoding asparagine synthase (glutamine-hydrolyzing), whose amino-acid sequence MCGIAGILNLNGGPAVEQRELESMVDRLYHRGPDGHGFYRDAHVGLGHARLSIIDLEGGRQPLHNEDASVWVVFNGEIFNYLELRAELIARGHRFATQSDTEVIVHLYEEYGDDLVHHLNGQFAIALWDIPRKRLVLVRDRVGILPLFYTLQNGRLLFASEIKAILPLLDAAPRLNATALDELMTFWAPLTPHTLFEGIEEVSPGQRIVVQNGHITRETYWDWSFPIDGRYRQGTEDELAAELGELLVDATRIRLRADVPVGAYLSGGLDSSALVSMIHRQGTARLRTFSIGFEDEGLDESGFQQQMIRHVNADHSSIRCDTARVGEAFFDTILRTEAPVLRTAPVPMSLLSGLVREQGYKVVLTGEGSDEVLGGYDLFKEGKIRQFWARNADSSWRPLLIKRLYPYLNLTQAQGLTYLKSFFGTGLDQPESPFFSHMTRWQSTAQCKVFFSEELGAQLRGDAVERLAGGLPEGIQRWHPFNRGQYVEAHTLMSGYLLCSQGDRMLMANSVEGRFPFLDHRVIEFANQLHPRHKMRVLNEKYLLKRVMRPYLPEAIVARHKQPYRAPDIPAFFSGGKTEYVRELLSPEVVSRYGYFDAAKVQRLYQKIERGRAIGYKDNMALVGILSTQLWHYHFVERFHENFRVDGSGLVRGLG is encoded by the coding sequence ATGTGCGGCATCGCAGGCATCCTGAACCTGAACGGCGGACCGGCCGTCGAACAGCGTGAGCTGGAATCCATGGTGGATCGTCTGTATCACCGGGGTCCGGACGGCCATGGCTTCTACCGGGATGCCCATGTGGGTCTTGGCCATGCCCGCCTGAGCATCATCGATCTCGAGGGTGGCCGTCAGCCCCTGCACAACGAGGATGCCTCGGTGTGGGTGGTGTTCAACGGCGAGATCTTCAACTACCTGGAACTGCGCGCCGAGCTCATCGCCCGGGGCCATCGCTTCGCCACCCAGTCGGACACCGAGGTCATCGTCCACCTCTACGAGGAATACGGCGACGACCTCGTCCACCACCTGAACGGCCAGTTCGCCATCGCCCTGTGGGACATCCCCCGCAAGCGCCTGGTGCTGGTCCGCGACCGGGTGGGTATCCTGCCCCTGTTCTATACCCTGCAAAACGGACGCCTGCTGTTCGCCTCGGAGATCAAGGCCATCCTGCCGCTCCTGGATGCTGCGCCGCGACTCAACGCCACCGCCCTGGACGAACTCATGACCTTCTGGGCGCCACTCACGCCCCACACCCTGTTCGAGGGCATCGAGGAGGTCTCGCCCGGGCAGCGTATCGTGGTGCAGAACGGGCACATCACCCGCGAAACCTACTGGGACTGGTCTTTCCCCATTGATGGCCGTTATCGGCAAGGAACCGAGGACGAACTGGCCGCCGAACTGGGCGAACTGCTCGTCGATGCCACGCGCATCCGGCTGCGAGCAGACGTGCCCGTGGGGGCCTATCTTTCCGGCGGCCTGGATTCCTCGGCCCTGGTTTCGATGATCCACCGCCAGGGCACCGCGCGACTTCGCACCTTCTCCATCGGCTTCGAGGATGAGGGCCTGGACGAGTCGGGTTTCCAGCAGCAGATGATCCGCCACGTGAATGCCGACCACAGCAGCATCCGCTGCGACACGGCCCGGGTCGGAGAGGCCTTCTTCGATACGATATTGCGTACCGAGGCCCCGGTGCTGCGCACCGCGCCGGTACCCATGTCCCTGCTCTCTGGCCTGGTGCGGGAGCAGGGCTACAAGGTGGTGCTGACCGGCGAGGGTTCCGACGAGGTGCTGGGCGGTTACGATCTGTTCAAGGAAGGCAAGATCCGCCAGTTCTGGGCGCGCAACGCCGATTCCAGCTGGCGCCCCCTGCTCATCAAGCGCCTGTACCCCTACCTGAACCTGACCCAGGCCCAGGGGCTGACTTATCTGAAGAGCTTCTTCGGTACCGGCCTGGATCAGCCCGAATCCCCCTTCTTCAGCCACATGACCCGCTGGCAGTCCACCGCCCAGTGCAAGGTCTTCTTCTCCGAAGAACTGGGCGCGCAGTTGCGGGGAGACGCCGTGGAGCGGCTGGCGGGTGGTCTTCCGGAAGGCATACAGCGTTGGCACCCCTTCAACCGGGGCCAGTACGTGGAGGCGCACACCCTCATGTCGGGCTACCTGCTGTGCTCCCAGGGCGACCGAATGCTCATGGCCAACTCCGTGGAAGGCCGTTTCCCGTTCCTGGATCACCGGGTCATCGAATTCGCCAACCAGCTGCATCCCCGCCACAAGATGCGGGTGCTCAACGAGAAATACCTGCTCAAGCGAGTCATGAGGCCCTATCTCCCCGAAGCCATCGTTGCCCGCCACAAGCAGCCCTACCGGGCCCCCGACATCCCGGCCTTCTTCAGCGGCGGCAAAACTGAGTACGTGCGGGAGTTGCTCAGTCCGGAAGTGGTGTCCCGGTACGGCTATTTCGACGCCGCCAAGGTGCAGCGTCTGTACCAAAAAATCGAACGGGGCAGGGCCATCGGTTACAAGGACAACATGGCCTTAGTGGGTATCCTCTCCACCCAGCTCTGGCATTACCATTTCGTTGAGCGTTTCCATGAGAATTTCCGTGTGGATGGGTCGGGATTGGTTCGGGGACTGGGCTGA
- a CDS encoding XrtA system polysaccharide deacetylase produces the protein MSVSSSSGHIVNAMTVDVEDYFHVSAFADAIDRADWHDMPSRVVANTHRLLDLFDGQGVKSTFFVLGWVAEREPGLVREIVERGHELACHGYSHQLVYNQTPELFREETFRSKDLLEQAGQVPVRGYRAASYSITRRSQWALDILGEAGFEYDSSIFPVRHDRYGIPGAGRWPHEMTLNEGRRLVEFPLSTVRWAGMTLPMAGGGYFRLYPYALSRAGFRNINQGAGKPFVFYLHPWEVDPGQPRIKAKALSRFRHYNNLHRCESRLRRLLNDFRFAPMRDVLASMELVPGESSAPVGAATAQG, from the coding sequence ATGTCGGTTTCGTCCAGCAGCGGGCACATTGTCAACGCCATGACCGTCGATGTGGAGGACTACTTCCACGTCTCCGCCTTCGCCGATGCCATCGACCGCGCCGACTGGCATGACATGCCGTCCCGGGTGGTGGCCAATACCCATCGCCTGCTGGACCTGTTCGACGGACAGGGTGTGAAGTCCACCTTCTTCGTGCTGGGCTGGGTGGCTGAGCGGGAGCCGGGGCTGGTACGCGAGATCGTCGAGCGCGGGCACGAGCTGGCCTGCCACGGCTACAGCCACCAGCTGGTCTACAACCAGACGCCTGAACTGTTCCGGGAGGAGACCTTCCGCTCCAAGGATCTCCTGGAGCAGGCGGGCCAGGTGCCCGTGCGCGGCTATCGCGCGGCCAGCTACTCCATCACCCGCCGCTCCCAGTGGGCCCTGGATATCCTGGGCGAGGCCGGTTTTGAGTACGACTCCAGCATCTTCCCGGTGCGTCACGATCGCTATGGCATCCCGGGCGCCGGTCGTTGGCCCCACGAGATGACCCTCAATGAAGGCCGGCGCCTGGTGGAGTTCCCCCTCTCCACGGTGCGCTGGGCCGGCATGACCCTGCCCATGGCCGGCGGTGGTTATTTCCGGCTCTACCCCTATGCCCTGAGCCGGGCCGGTTTTCGCAACATCAACCAGGGCGCCGGCAAACCCTTCGTGTTCTACCTGCACCCTTGGGAGGTGGACCCCGGGCAGCCGCGCATCAAGGCCAAGGCCCTGTCGCGGTTTCGGCACTACAACAACCTGCACCGCTGTGAATCCAGGTTGCGCAGGCTGTTAAATGATTTCCGTTTCGCCCCCATGCGCGACGTGCTGGCGTCCATGGAGCTGGTGCCTGGCGAATCTTCGGCGCCCGTGGGCGCTGCGACCGCCCAGGGCTGA
- a CDS encoding TIGR03016 family PEP-CTERM system-associated outer membrane protein: protein MKVAASHSCIHRVGLVVLFCCAVIVAPVCSANWELTPSVAVGVIYSDNINLEPRGQENADLVMEVTPGIDASFDGRRVDADIRYRLQSYFYRDNSDLDEVFHQLSARGTAELSDETFYLDGGLAVRQQVIDASAPVPTGTIAGAGNLTDEYTAYISPHWRTQLTDTVRADLRYAIGMVSYDDNTLDDSVQHAVAAQVENTSVADRLYWAARYRLSRVDYEDQDSITLEQATVELGIPITTQARLVVIGGAERNEFELTDGSDAPDDTLWAIGIRSQRAGRYEFEALVGERSFGDTYSLRWVQEGRRWRTQALYDEDFVTYAQTRLEFDPRSPESILPGPALGTAVGEVYLRELGQLELALNTARTTTTARVYNERRLYQTTDREETLKGFDLTWNWALRPRTTVLLSAGVQESRLLGIDTPDELTLVSAGVQQQLGRRLSGTLFLRRTDVKSDLPEREYREHSVAARLIATF from the coding sequence ATGAAAGTGGCGGCGTCACACAGTTGTATCCACCGAGTCGGGCTCGTTGTGTTGTTTTGCTGTGCCGTCATTGTTGCCCCTGTCTGCAGCGCAAACTGGGAATTGACCCCGTCTGTAGCGGTGGGTGTTATCTATTCAGACAACATCAATCTTGAGCCCCGTGGTCAGGAGAACGCTGACCTGGTGATGGAGGTCACCCCGGGCATTGATGCCAGCTTTGATGGGCGGCGTGTGGATGCAGATATCCGCTACCGACTCCAAAGCTATTTTTATCGCGACAATTCAGATCTGGACGAGGTGTTTCACCAGCTCTCCGCCCGTGGAACTGCCGAATTGTCCGATGAGACATTCTATCTGGATGGCGGTCTTGCGGTGCGTCAGCAGGTCATCGATGCCAGTGCCCCGGTGCCGACAGGGACGATCGCCGGGGCCGGCAATCTTACCGACGAATACACTGCCTACATCAGTCCGCATTGGCGCACACAACTCACAGATACGGTACGGGCAGACCTGCGCTACGCCATCGGAATGGTGAGCTATGACGACAACACGCTCGATGACAGCGTGCAACATGCCGTTGCAGCCCAGGTCGAGAATACCTCCGTGGCAGACCGCTTGTATTGGGCCGCACGCTATCGGCTCTCCAGGGTGGATTACGAAGATCAGGACAGCATCACTCTGGAGCAGGCCACCGTTGAACTCGGCATTCCTATTACCACTCAGGCACGACTGGTGGTAATCGGGGGCGCTGAGCGCAACGAATTCGAGTTGACCGACGGCAGCGATGCGCCGGATGACACCCTCTGGGCCATTGGCATCCGGTCCCAGCGGGCCGGCCGGTACGAGTTTGAGGCATTGGTCGGGGAACGCTCGTTCGGGGACACCTACAGTCTGCGCTGGGTACAGGAAGGGCGCCGCTGGCGCACGCAGGCCCTGTACGACGAGGACTTTGTCACCTATGCGCAGACACGACTGGAGTTTGATCCCCGGTCACCAGAGTCAATTCTGCCCGGCCCCGCGCTGGGTACCGCGGTCGGCGAGGTCTATCTGAGGGAGCTTGGGCAGTTGGAGCTGGCTTTGAACACCGCCAGAACCACCACGACGGCGCGTGTATACAACGAACGGCGTCTTTATCAGACCACGGATCGTGAGGAGACCCTCAAGGGCTTCGATCTGACCTGGAACTGGGCGCTACGGCCTCGCACAACAGTGCTGCTCTCCGCTGGCGTTCAGGAATCCAGGTTGCTGGGTATCGACACGCCAGACGAGTTGACCCTGGTGAGTGCGGGTGTGCAACAGCAACTTGGGCGACGACTGTCGGGCACGCTGTTCCTGCGCAGAACCGATGTGAAGTCGGATCTTCCTGAGCGGGAGTACCGTGAACATTCCGTGGCTGCCCGTCTGATTGCCACTTTCTGA
- a CDS encoding XrtA-associated tyrosine autokinase, with protein MDIFERAVNNAGDAVSPRVAKPVKLPLAREQEANDRQGVECRIDLESLHKSGYLTPGRTQTRQAEEYRLLKRPVLMNAFGKGSELIERGNLVAVTSALPGDGKTFTSLNLAMSISQEQDRTVLLIDADLSKRSLSHLLGLDQAKGLIDVLKGDDVSLSDVINRTNIPKLRVIPAGSPSPDVTELMASEQMESLMAELAARYDDRIILLDTPPLLSTSQAQILTHLVGQTLMVVREGKTPQSAIDEALDMLEENDVVGMVLNYCGRSKGSSYYGGYYGGSEDREG; from the coding sequence ATGGATATCTTCGAACGCGCTGTGAATAACGCCGGCGATGCTGTATCACCCCGCGTTGCAAAGCCAGTCAAGCTGCCTCTTGCCCGTGAGCAGGAGGCTAACGACAGGCAGGGTGTGGAGTGCCGTATAGATCTTGAGTCCCTGCACAAGTCCGGCTATCTGACGCCGGGCAGGACACAGACACGCCAGGCCGAAGAATACCGACTGCTCAAAAGGCCGGTGCTCATGAATGCCTTCGGTAAAGGCAGTGAACTTATTGAAAGGGGCAATCTGGTAGCAGTCACCAGCGCGCTGCCCGGAGATGGCAAGACGTTTACGTCGCTCAATCTGGCCATGAGCATTTCACAGGAGCAAGACAGAACCGTTTTGCTGATCGATGCTGATCTCTCCAAGCGGTCACTGAGCCACCTGCTGGGGCTGGATCAGGCCAAGGGGCTGATAGATGTACTCAAAGGCGATGACGTGAGTCTGTCGGACGTGATCAACCGAACTAATATTCCCAAGCTCAGGGTCATCCCTGCAGGTTCCCCCTCGCCCGATGTGACCGAATTGATGGCCAGTGAGCAGATGGAATCACTCATGGCGGAACTGGCTGCCCGGTATGACGATCGGATTATCCTGCTGGATACACCCCCGCTGCTCTCCACGAGCCAGGCTCAGATTCTCACCCACCTGGTGGGACAAACTCTCATGGTCGTCCGCGAGGGGAAAACGCCCCAATCCGCCATTGACGAGGCATTGGATATGCTCGAAGAGAATGACGTGGTCGGGATGGTCCTCAATTATTGCGGGCGTAGCAAGGGATCGTCCTACTACGGCGGATATTATGGCGGGTCTGAGGACCGGGAGGGCTGA